Proteins encoded by one window of Dialister pneumosintes:
- a CDS encoding secretin N-terminal domain-containing protein, with protein MQFIIKYKICILLLLINFFSITFCSAHTVSKISCDTDRNVHLHVSKASVKTVLQTLAQMVGQDVIISEQISGTITADFDNITPESAIYNIVTSQGLVARKQGNSLLILGKDVLDKQDREVRFYPLSYMNAEEIAENLKSIMGDGCISAHMGTNTVIVKGTPSELICIEQLIPVLDG; from the coding sequence ATGCAGTTTATAATAAAGTATAAAATTTGTATTTTATTATTATTGATTAATTTTTTTAGTATTACGTTTTGTTCTGCACATACCGTATCTAAGATTTCTTGCGATACGGATAGGAATGTTCATTTGCATGTATCAAAAGCTTCCGTGAAGACAGTTTTACAGACACTTGCACAAATGGTTGGACAAGATGTAATTATATCCGAACAAATTTCAGGAACAATAACTGCAGATTTTGACAATATAACACCTGAAAGTGCTATATATAACATCGTAACCTCTCAGGGATTAGTTGCACGAAAACAGGGGAATTCGTTGCTTATATTAGGTAAAGATGTACTGGATAAGCAGGATAGAGAAGTTAGATTTTATCCTTTATCTTATATGAATGCAGAAGAGATAGCGGAAAATCTTAAATCTATTATGGGGGATGGCTGTATTTCTGCACATATGGGGACTAATACAGTTATTGTAAAAGGGACTCCTTCTGAACTTATATGTATAGAACAATTGATTCCGGTACTGGATGGATAA
- a CDS encoding type II secretion system protein GspD, which produces MDKPEKQTKVEAEVLAINKSDAKELGITWDFKSLTGSISSNDSKGKEKSVPEGYGGISYGHSVNGNPYTFLFRAKLHALITEGKAKILAKPNVVTLNGRKAKILIGSEIPVLVEHIENGVNTTTIEYKEAGISLSYTPIISKQDEITAKIEAEVSTPYLEHEMKAYRIVTRKAQTMVRVKSGECIIIGGLIDKQDNQTRQKVPILGDIPILGKLFQSNNRHVEESEIIIAITAEVLK; this is translated from the coding sequence ATGGATAAACCGGAAAAACAAACAAAAGTAGAAGCGGAAGTTTTAGCAATTAATAAATCAGATGCAAAAGAATTAGGGATTACTTGGGATTTTAAGAGTCTAACAGGGAGTATTTCTTCTAATGATAGTAAAGGCAAAGAAAAGTCAGTTCCTGAAGGTTACGGAGGCATTTCTTACGGGCATTCCGTTAACGGAAATCCTTATACTTTTTTATTTCGAGCTAAGCTACATGCTCTTATTACTGAAGGGAAAGCCAAAATACTTGCTAAACCTAATGTAGTAACTTTGAATGGACGAAAAGCTAAAATACTCATTGGTAGTGAAATTCCTGTTTTAGTAGAACATATAGAAAATGGAGTAAATACTACAACTATTGAATATAAAGAAGCCGGAATCAGTCTTTCTTATACTCCCATAATCAGTAAACAGGATGAAATTACCGCTAAAATAGAGGCAGAAGTATCTACCCCTTATTTGGAGCATGAAATGAAAGCATATCGAATTGTCACGAGAAAAGCGCAGACCATGGTAAGAGTGAAATCAGGGGAGTGTATTATTATTGGTGGATTAATAGATAAACAAGATAATCAAACAAGACAAAAGGTACCAATACTGGGAGATATTCCTATATTAGGCAAGTTATTTCAAAGTAATAATAGACATGTAGAAGAATCAGAAATTATTATAGCTATTACAGCTGAAGTATTAAAATAA
- the abc-f gene encoding ribosomal protection-like ABC-F family protein, translated as MAVLKVSGLAKSFGVNTVFKDVSFEVRNGERVGLVGANGAGKTTLLRCLMGQEEYDKGSIFLSSGSTIGYLRQDFKYTSQSIREEMELAWKDVLYYKEKLEEMSKELAANQLNETLIETYGRMEERFEFLGGYDYESTTRKILTGLGFSSKDWDRDIHGFSGGQKVRINLAAAFVRHPDFLFLDEPTNHLDMSMLEWLEEYLKSYRGGILMVSHDRYFLDATATGIIDLENHQAYSYRGNYSQFLKVKSQKIEAQERAYIKQQEHIQETEEYIRRYKAGIKAKQARGRQSQLDRLERIEKPFHIDSLRFNFEKPEDCADKVLDILNLTFSYEQHTIFNNLYMQIRKGETVGIIGSNGVGKSTLLKLIIGEETFRDGHIRVGNRVKLGYYSQELNRLCPHYTVLEQVENTFNYGEAAARNILGMFLFQGDEVFKSVSMLSGGEKARLTLLMLFLDRPNFLILDEPTNHLDIMTREVMEKALLAFGGTILFVSHDRYFLDKVATRILELENGALTEYLGNYSYYKEKKKNMEEYERDKAAELSGKNIKNHIHKVGVVTTKEHAKSKSLRISTFTANMQEKLEKIEMEIQRLETTLKMYTIEMNQTPEQYETIMEFYTDTKQKLDNLYKKWEQLASSAEQ; from the coding sequence ATGGCAGTGCTCAAAGTAAGTGGATTAGCTAAATCATTTGGTGTAAATACAGTTTTTAAAGATGTATCCTTTGAAGTGCGTAATGGAGAGCGAGTTGGGTTAGTTGGTGCTAATGGTGCAGGTAAAACAACTCTTCTTCGTTGTCTTATGGGACAGGAAGAATATGATAAAGGGAGTATTTTTCTAAGTAGTGGAAGTACTATCGGTTATCTTCGACAAGACTTTAAATATACCAGTCAATCTATTAGGGAAGAAATGGAATTGGCATGGAAAGATGTTCTTTATTATAAAGAAAAATTAGAAGAAATGTCTAAAGAGTTAGCTGCTAATCAGTTAAATGAAACACTTATAGAAACTTATGGTCGTATGGAAGAACGATTTGAGTTTCTTGGTGGATATGATTATGAGTCTACTACTAGAAAAATTCTTACAGGATTGGGATTCTCCTCTAAAGATTGGGATAGAGATATTCATGGATTTTCGGGAGGTCAAAAAGTAAGAATTAATTTAGCAGCAGCTTTTGTAAGACATCCGGACTTCTTATTTCTTGATGAACCTACCAATCATTTAGACATGTCTATGCTTGAGTGGCTAGAGGAATATCTAAAATCATATCGTGGAGGTATTTTAATGGTATCTCACGATCGTTATTTTTTAGATGCGACAGCAACAGGAATTATTGATTTAGAAAACCACCAAGCATATTCTTATCGAGGGAATTATTCACAATTTTTAAAAGTAAAGTCACAAAAAATAGAAGCACAAGAACGTGCATATATAAAACAGCAAGAACATATACAAGAAACAGAAGAATACATTAGAAGATATAAGGCGGGAATAAAAGCTAAGCAGGCAAGAGGACGGCAGTCTCAATTAGACCGTTTAGAACGAATAGAGAAACCGTTTCATATAGACTCTTTACGTTTTAATTTTGAGAAACCGGAAGATTGTGCAGATAAAGTACTAGATATTTTGAATCTTACCTTTTCTTATGAACAGCATACTATTTTTAATAATTTATATATGCAAATCAGAAAAGGAGAAACCGTTGGTATTATTGGTTCCAATGGAGTGGGGAAATCTACTCTGCTTAAATTAATTATAGGAGAAGAAACATTTCGCGATGGACATATTCGCGTAGGTAACAGAGTTAAGCTGGGATATTATTCACAAGAGTTAAATCGTTTATGTCCTCATTATACAGTGTTAGAGCAAGTTGAAAACACTTTTAATTATGGAGAAGCAGCTGCTAGAAATATCTTAGGAATGTTTTTATTTCAAGGAGATGAAGTTTTTAAGTCTGTGTCGATGTTATCCGGAGGAGAAAAAGCAAGGCTTACTTTATTAATGCTGTTTTTAGATAGACCAAACTTTTTAATTCTTGATGAACCTACTAATCATTTAGATATTATGACTCGAGAAGTTATGGAAAAAGCACTTTTAGCTTTTGGAGGAACTATACTTTTCGTATCGCATGACCGATATTTTTTAGATAAGGTGGCAACTCGTATTTTAGAGCTGGAAAATGGGGCATTGACAGAGTACTTGGGAAATTACTCTTACTATAAAGAGAAAAAGAAAAATATGGAAGAGTATGAACGTGATAAAGCAGCGGAGCTGTCCGGTAAAAACATAAAAAATCACATACACAAAGTAGGAGTAGTAACTACAAAAGAACATGCAAAAAGTAAATCGTTAAGAATATCAACTTTTACAGCTAATATGCAGGAAAAGTTAGAAAAAATTGAAATGGAAATTCAAAGATTAGAAACAACCTTAAAAATGTATACTATAGAAATGAATCAAACTCCTGAACAATATGAAACAATTATGGAATTCTATACAGATACGAAACAGAAACTTGATAATTTATATAAAAAGTGGGAACAATTAGCCTCTAGTGCAGAACAATAA
- a CDS encoding tetratricopeptide repeat protein, which produces MILTGCHSSNSISTPSPIEYPISTSSISKSNEAATAYANGDNSKAISLCNDALKEDSHNYKALSLKGIALSMQGDPIQGESLILQALEINKNYTPAYYDLAIALKLQHKYEKSTEAFLRVIESDTTNTWSYYGIATNYSELRDKKNTLLYLDKAITYGGEPVQNIASTQDHFLWLHGDLDFDKRISPK; this is translated from the coding sequence ATGATACTAACAGGATGTCATTCATCCAACTCCATCTCTACACCATCACCTATCGAATATCCCATATCAACCTCTTCTATAAGTAAGAGCAATGAAGCTGCTACAGCATATGCAAATGGAGATAATTCTAAAGCCATTAGTTTATGTAATGATGCCTTAAAAGAAGATTCTCATAATTATAAAGCGTTATCCCTAAAAGGAATTGCTCTTTCTATGCAGGGCGATCCTATACAAGGCGAATCACTTATTTTACAAGCATTAGAAATAAATAAAAATTATACCCCTGCTTATTATGATTTGGCAATTGCATTAAAGTTACAACATAAATATGAAAAATCTACAGAAGCATTTCTTAGAGTTATTGAATCAGATACAACTAATACCTGGTCTTATTATGGTATTGCCACTAATTATTCTGAGCTCCGTGATAAGAAAAACACACTCCTCTACCTTGACAAAGCTATTACCTATGGAGGTGAACCTGTTCAAAATATAGCTTCTACACAAGACCATTTTTTATGGTTACATGGAGATTTAGATTTTGACAAGAGAATTTCCCCTAAATAA
- a CDS encoding SDR family NAD(P)-dependent oxidoreductase, with translation MRKMILITGATSGIGYATAKALAIKGATLILLARNEHRLKEIKQEFQMKYKAKVFIYALNVCNIKEIQSVTCDILNELGVPDVLINNAGLARGLEPYNETHINDIMEMIDTNIKGLFMVTHAFLSHMVKRNTGHIINLGSTAGLYAYKGAAVYCATKAAVKTFSDGIRIDVIDSDIKVTTIQPGIVQTPFSEVRFHGDIKRAQAVYEGIEALQAEDIAETIVFILERPRRVQITDMVIMANQQATGFMISKTPKSLDKKYKIDK, from the coding sequence ATGAGAAAAATGATATTAATTACAGGAGCCACCAGTGGAATTGGATATGCAACTGCTAAAGCATTAGCTATTAAGGGAGCTACGCTCATCTTGCTTGCACGCAATGAACATAGATTAAAAGAAATTAAACAAGAATTTCAAATGAAATATAAAGCAAAAGTTTTTATCTATGCGTTGAATGTATGTAATATAAAAGAGATACAATCAGTTACTTGTGATATATTAAATGAGTTGGGCGTTCCTGATGTATTAATTAATAATGCGGGATTAGCAAGAGGGTTGGAACCTTATAATGAAACTCATATAAATGATATTATGGAAATGATAGATACAAATATCAAAGGTCTATTTATGGTTACACATGCTTTTTTATCTCATATGGTAAAGCGGAATACAGGGCATATCATTAATTTAGGTTCTACTGCAGGTTTATATGCATATAAAGGTGCAGCAGTTTATTGTGCGACCAAAGCGGCAGTAAAAACTTTTAGTGATGGTATTCGTATTGATGTGATAGATAGTGATATTAAAGTAACGACTATTCAACCGGGGATTGTACAAACGCCATTTAGTGAAGTACGTTTTCATGGTGATATAAAAAGAGCACAAGCAGTTTATGAAGGAATAGAAGCGTTACAAGCGGAAGATATAGCGGAAACTATTGTTTTTATACTGGAAAGACCACGACGGGTACAAATTACGGATATGGTTATTATGGCAAATCAGCAAGCAACCGGATTTATGATTTCTAAGACTCCTAAAAGTTTAGATAAAAAATATAAAATTGACAAATAA
- a CDS encoding IMP dehydrogenase, giving the protein MAIYINEPAHTFNEYLLIPGYTPTSCVPDKVSLKTPLVKFKKGEEPEISLNIPMVSAIMQAVSGEEMAIELAKNGGISFIYGSQTAEDEAAMIAKVKAKKAGFVFSDSNLSPENTLADILALKAKTGHSTVAITEDGTSNGKLVGIVSSRDYRVSRMNPNEKIANFMTPLAKLITAKYGITLSEANDIIWENKLNSLPVVHEDGKLYAFVFRKDYDSHKENPNELLDDQKRFIVGAGINSRDYAERVPKLVDAGADVLCIDSSEGYSEWQKITIEWIRKHYGDKVKVGAGNVVDREGFLFLAKAGADFIKVGIGGGSICITRETKGIGRGQATALIEVCQARDEYYEETGIYVPVCSDGGIVYDHHITLALAMGADFVMLGRYFARFDESPTPKRTINGSIVKEYWGEGSNRARNWARYDLGVGEQKLHFEEGVDSYVPYAGPLKENVDKTIAKIKATMCNCGAITIPELQDKAKLTLVSATSIVEGGAHDVIRKEKDGSDR; this is encoded by the coding sequence ATGGCAATCTACATTAATGAACCTGCTCATACATTTAACGAATATCTTCTAATTCCGGGTTACACTCCTACCTCATGTGTTCCGGATAAAGTATCATTAAAAACTCCGCTGGTAAAATTTAAAAAAGGTGAAGAGCCGGAAATTAGTTTAAATATTCCAATGGTATCTGCCATTATGCAAGCTGTATCCGGAGAAGAAATGGCTATTGAATTAGCCAAAAATGGTGGTATTTCTTTTATTTATGGTTCTCAAACGGCAGAAGATGAAGCAGCTATGATTGCTAAAGTAAAAGCTAAAAAGGCAGGCTTTGTTTTTAGTGATTCCAATCTTTCCCCGGAAAATACGTTGGCAGATATTTTAGCATTAAAAGCTAAAACAGGACATTCTACAGTAGCTATTACAGAAGATGGTACATCTAATGGCAAATTGGTTGGTATTGTATCCAGCCGTGATTATCGAGTAAGCCGCATGAATCCTAATGAAAAAATCGCAAATTTTATGACTCCTTTAGCTAAATTAATTACAGCTAAGTATGGAATTACACTTTCGGAAGCTAACGATATCATCTGGGAAAACAAATTGAATTCTCTCCCGGTGGTGCATGAAGATGGAAAACTATATGCTTTTGTATTCCGCAAAGATTATGACTCTCATAAAGAAAATCCTAACGAATTATTAGATGATCAGAAACGTTTCATCGTTGGTGCCGGAATTAATTCCAGAGATTATGCAGAACGTGTTCCAAAACTAGTAGACGCAGGTGCCGATGTACTCTGTATTGATTCTTCTGAAGGGTATTCTGAATGGCAAAAAATTACCATTGAATGGATTCGTAAACACTATGGCGATAAAGTAAAAGTAGGTGCAGGCAATGTAGTCGACCGTGAAGGATTCCTCTTCCTTGCAAAAGCCGGTGCAGATTTTATTAAAGTAGGTATTGGCGGAGGCTCTATTTGTATCACTCGTGAAACAAAAGGTATCGGCCGTGGCCAAGCCACTGCATTAATTGAAGTATGCCAAGCAAGAGATGAGTACTATGAAGAAACCGGAATCTATGTTCCTGTTTGCTCTGATGGCGGTATCGTATATGACCATCACATTACTCTTGCATTAGCTATGGGTGCAGACTTCGTTATGCTTGGACGTTATTTTGCACGATTTGATGAAAGCCCAACCCCAAAGAGAACTATCAACGGTTCTATCGTAAAAGAATATTGGGGAGAAGGGTCCAATCGTGCCCGAAACTGGGCAAGATATGATTTGGGTGTGGGTGAACAAAAACTTCATTTTGAAGAAGGTGTAGATTCTTATGTTCCTTACGCAGGCCCATTGAAGGAAAATGTAGACAAAACAATTGCTAAAATAAAAGCAACTATGTGTAATTGTGGCGCAATAACGATTCCTGAATTACAGGATAAAGCCAAACTTACATTAGTATCCGCTACTTCTATTGTTGAAGGTGGAGCGCATGACGTAATCAGAAAAGAAAAAGACGGTTCTGATCGTTAA
- the rpsF gene encoding 30S ribosomal protein S6 gives MNKYELMFIVNVADEEKIKAAVQLVQDTVKRIGGTVDKVDEWGKRTLAYEVKKQREGYYVVVNFQADPAQITELDRIIKIREEIIRHIIIKLED, from the coding sequence ATGAATAAGTACGAACTCATGTTTATTGTTAATGTTGCTGATGAAGAAAAAATTAAAGCAGCAGTTCAATTGGTGCAGGACACCGTTAAGAGAATTGGTGGCACTGTTGATAAGGTAGATGAATGGGGAAAGCGTACCTTAGCTTATGAAGTTAAGAAACAGCGTGAAGGCTACTATGTGGTGGTGAACTTCCAGGCTGACCCGGCTCAGATTACCGAACTTGATCGTATCATTAAGATTCGTGAAGAAATTATTCGTCACATTATTATTAAACTGGAAGATTAA
- a CDS encoding single-stranded DNA-binding protein: MNSVQVMGNLTRDPQIRATKTGRAVASFSIAVNRAYTTPQGEVKELTDFINIVAWGGLAESVGNQLKKGTRVFVEGRYSTRSYEAQDGSRRYVTEVVANTIAIPLRSTSENHSVAAGFASSDSGQTRGNFDQFGPSSPDEQIPF, encoded by the coding sequence ATGAATTCAGTGCAAGTAATGGGAAATTTGACTAGAGATCCACAGATTCGTGCAACTAAAACAGGTCGTGCAGTTGCTTCTTTTAGTATTGCAGTAAATCGTGCATATACAACTCCTCAAGGAGAAGTAAAAGAATTAACTGATTTTATTAATATTGTTGCTTGGGGCGGTTTAGCAGAATCCGTAGGAAATCAATTAAAAAAAGGAACACGTGTATTTGTAGAAGGTCGTTACTCTACAAGAAGCTATGAAGCACAAGATGGTTCAAGACGTTATGTAACTGAAGTGGTTGCTAATACAATTGCAATTCCTTTGAGATCTACATCTGAAAATCATTCTGTAGCTGCAGGTTTTGCAAGTAGTGATTCCGGTCAAACAAGAGGCAATTTCGATCAGTTTGGACCATCCAGTCCGGATGAACAGATTCCATTCTGA
- the citC gene encoding [citrate (pro-3S)-lyase] ligase, with amino-acid sequence MIIEREIYLTDPAEKAKVVEFLNGFGLTFTGNIEYTMGLFADGELVGTGSLGGRVMRDIAIKESFQHKGLTHRIIRNLKSESARRGIVGNQIFTKPQNVPVFEHMGFKCVAVAEPYAALLESGQDTLEEYLSRIRALLGSGEGKNRGALVMNCNPFTLGHRSLVEYAINNCDEVIIFAVQEDRSVFPFADRFTLIKQGVQDMKGVQVVSGGEYIISNATFPTYFIKGTEELSAQTTLDATIFATRIAPALNISVRFVGEEPTDKTTLAYNQAMKEVFSNNGIELKVIPRVQKGEQIISASAVRRALASNDMETIRRMVPKTTLTYFSSEAGKNVIERIKLEDKIKKLQEQEAQVVTKSIEKQKKTK; translated from the coding sequence ATGATTATTGAACGTGAGATATATCTTACTGATCCTGCAGAAAAAGCTAAAGTTGTAGAATTCCTTAATGGATTTGGCTTAACTTTTACAGGCAATATTGAATATACTATGGGACTTTTTGCTGATGGCGAATTAGTGGGTACCGGTTCCCTTGGTGGGCGTGTTATGCGTGACATTGCTATTAAAGAATCTTTCCAACATAAAGGTCTTACTCATCGTATTATAAGAAATTTAAAATCTGAATCCGCACGAAGAGGAATTGTCGGAAACCAAATATTTACAAAACCGCAAAATGTACCGGTATTTGAACATATGGGATTTAAATGTGTTGCAGTTGCAGAACCTTATGCTGCATTACTCGAAAGCGGACAAGATACATTAGAAGAGTATTTATCTCGTATCCGTGCACTTCTCGGTTCCGGCGAAGGAAAAAACCGCGGTGCATTAGTTATGAACTGTAATCCATTTACATTGGGACATCGCTCTTTAGTAGAATATGCAATTAATAATTGTGATGAAGTTATTATTTTTGCTGTACAAGAAGACCGTTCTGTATTCCCTTTTGCTGATCGATTTACCTTAATTAAGCAAGGAGTACAAGATATGAAAGGTGTACAAGTAGTAAGTGGCGGTGAATATATTATCTCTAATGCTACATTCCCAACCTACTTCATCAAAGGAACAGAAGAGTTAAGTGCACAAACTACTTTAGATGCAACTATTTTTGCTACCCGCATTGCACCTGCACTCAATATCAGTGTACGTTTTGTCGGAGAAGAACCGACTGATAAAACTACATTAGCTTATAACCAAGCAATGAAAGAAGTATTCAGTAATAACGGTATTGAGCTTAAAGTCATCCCACGTGTACAAAAAGGTGAGCAAATCATCAGTGCTTCTGCAGTACGCCGAGCACTTGCTTCCAATGACATGGAAACAATACGTCGTATGGTTCCTAAAACGACACTTACTTACTTTTCCAGTGAAGCCGGTAAAAATGTTATTGAACGTATTAAATTAGAAGATAAAATTAAAAAGTTACAAGAACAAGAAGCGCAAGTAGTTACTAAATCTATAGAAAAACAAAAAAAGACCAAATAA
- the putP gene encoding sodium/proline symporter PutP, with protein MNFNGQIGILIAFALYMAVMIGIGIYYSRRQKSLSQYILGDRNLGPWLTSLGAEASDMSGWMLMGLPGYAYLHGLSAFWTASGLILGTWLNWVLTAKRLRTYTEIADNSLTIPDYLSNRFKDKENILRLMCAIFIIIFFIIYTSSGFVAAGKLFNTIFDIPYTTALLIGTFVVVFYTFFGGFGAVALTDFVQGTMMFFTVLYVPIAAAIALGGPAPTMQALAGEGADFFSLLPPSSSNLTNLIMFISCAGWGLGYFGQPHILVRFMAISNPNDLKKSTHIAMVWVLISLMAAIAMGIIGKAFLTPALENADAERVFIIMSSALSTPFFTGIIWSAILAAIMSTASAQLLVTASAVASDLYHPFIHKTASQKELLMVSRITVLAVALIAIFLASDPNSYIFQIVSYAWAGFGACFGPAILLSLYWKRMTLKGAYAGVLVGGITVLIWRQFAWFDLYELVPGFFLSLLAILIVSLIDTEPDASIQAQFEQMESKL; from the coding sequence ATGAATTTTAATGGTCAAATAGGTATATTAATAGCATTTGCATTGTATATGGCAGTCATGATTGGTATCGGCATTTATTATTCAAGAAGACAAAAAAGTCTTTCTCAATATATATTAGGAGATAGAAATCTGGGGCCTTGGCTGACCTCACTAGGAGCGGAAGCTTCTGATATGAGTGGGTGGATGCTTATGGGACTCCCAGGATATGCTTATCTACATGGATTATCAGCTTTTTGGACAGCCTCCGGACTCATTCTCGGTACATGGCTTAATTGGGTACTTACTGCCAAAAGATTACGTACCTATACAGAAATTGCTGATAATAGTTTAACTATTCCGGATTATTTATCTAATAGATTTAAAGATAAAGAAAATATTTTACGGTTAATGTGTGCTATTTTTATTATTATTTTCTTTATCATTTATACGTCTTCCGGATTTGTAGCTGCCGGAAAATTATTTAATACTATTTTTGATATTCCTTATACTACCGCTTTACTAATTGGAACTTTTGTAGTTGTATTCTATACCTTTTTTGGTGGATTCGGTGCCGTTGCACTTACAGACTTTGTACAAGGAACGATGATGTTCTTTACCGTACTATATGTGCCTATTGCAGCAGCTATTGCCTTAGGAGGTCCCGCACCAACAATGCAGGCATTAGCCGGTGAAGGGGCTGATTTCTTCTCCCTTCTTCCTCCATCTTCCAGTAACCTCACAAATCTTATTATGTTTATTTCTTGTGCCGGATGGGGACTCGGATATTTTGGGCAACCACATATTCTGGTAAGATTCATGGCTATTAGCAATCCTAACGATTTGAAAAAATCAACTCATATTGCAATGGTATGGGTTCTAATCTCATTAATGGCTGCTATTGCAATGGGAATTATAGGTAAAGCATTTTTAACTCCTGCTCTTGAAAATGCCGATGCAGAACGTGTTTTCATTATTATGTCCAGTGCTTTATCAACCCCTTTCTTTACAGGTATCATTTGGTCCGCCATCTTAGCTGCTATTATGAGTACAGCATCCGCACAACTCCTAGTTACCGCCTCGGCTGTAGCCAGTGATTTATATCACCCGTTTATTCATAAAACAGCTTCTCAAAAAGAACTTCTCATGGTAAGTCGTATAACTGTACTTGCTGTAGCTTTAATTGCGATTTTCCTTGCTTCCGATCCTAACAGTTATATATTCCAAATCGTATCGTATGCATGGGCGGGATTTGGTGCCTGTTTCGGTCCTGCTATTCTACTATCTCTTTACTGGAAACGTATGACATTAAAGGGAGCTTATGCAGGAGTTCTTGTAGGAGGAATTACCGTACTTATCTGGAGACAATTCGCATGGTTCGATTTATATGAACTAGTTCCCGGCTTTTTCCTTTCTTTACTTGCCATTTTAATTGTCAGCTTAATAGATACTGAACCTGACGCCTCTATTCAAGCTCAATTTGAACAAATGGAATCTAAACTATAA
- a CDS encoding nucleotidyltransferase family protein produces the protein MRIGITAEWNPFHNGHLQMIHKIQKQYPDASLIAAMSGSFVQRGEPAFFNKWIRAAWAVQGGIDVVVELPVYASLQSADIFSELAVLLLSSLKCTHISFGVESAEADELEQAAIWTTQDDYKHILRIYLDKHIPYAEAMTQTLATKFPLLADKIKKPNNLLGFRYACAIKKHHLGLTLLPIPREVNTNCSSTYIRKQLYNKENALAIPDFMKKEINFYMKEGQFTDISRFYDACLLCSRLTSPQQLTKSQLFSEGLEHRWFKMTRTFNYETALQNIKNKRYLYSRLKRIAASLLISQGIVPSPFATPITSAYARLLSMKKSSGFLLRNSNIPIIVSAAQAQKEFPSHLQFWLELENRAEDLFSYCQKNEKYRAANRNYYQSPIIL, from the coding sequence ATGCGTATTGGAATTACTGCGGAATGGAATCCTTTTCACAATGGTCATTTACAAATGATTCATAAAATACAAAAGCAATATCCGGATGCCTCTTTAATAGCTGCCATGAGCGGCTCTTTTGTTCAAAGAGGAGAACCCGCATTTTTTAATAAATGGATTCGTGCTGCTTGGGCTGTACAAGGAGGTATAGATGTTGTTGTAGAGCTTCCAGTATATGCTTCCTTACAAAGTGCAGATATTTTTTCTGAATTAGCCGTATTATTATTATCTTCGCTAAAATGCACACATATATCTTTTGGAGTAGAATCTGCTGAAGCAGATGAGTTGGAACAAGCTGCTATATGGACAACCCAAGATGATTATAAACATATTCTTCGAATATATTTAGATAAACATATTCCTTATGCCGAAGCCATGACACAAACATTAGCAACCAAATTCCCTCTATTGGCTGACAAAATAAAAAAACCTAATAATTTATTAGGTTTTCGCTATGCATGTGCTATAAAAAAACATCATTTAGGCCTTACACTGCTCCCCATTCCAAGAGAGGTAAACACGAACTGCTCTTCTACTTATATTCGTAAACAATTATACAATAAGGAAAACGCCTTAGCTATTCCGGATTTCATGAAAAAAGAGATTAATTTTTATATGAAAGAGGGGCAATTTACAGATATAAGTCGTTTTTATGATGCATGCCTACTTTGTTCTCGATTGACATCTCCTCAACAACTTACAAAATCTCAACTTTTCTCTGAAGGTCTTGAACATCGCTGGTTTAAAATGACAAGAACTTTTAATTATGAAACGGCTCTTCAAAATATAAAAAATAAACGTTATTTATATAGTCGATTAAAGAGAATCGCTGCTTCTTTGTTAATTTCACAAGGAATAGTACCCTCTCCATTTGCTACACCTATAACTTCTGCTTATGCCCGATTACTGTCGATGAAAAAATCTTCAGGATTTCTTCTACGAAATAGTAATATACCTATTATAGTAAGTGCTGCTCAAGCACAAAAAGAATTCCCTTCCCACTTACAGTTTTGGCTGGAGTTAGAAAACAGAGCAGAAGATCTTTTTTCTTATTGTCAAAAAAATGAAAAATATAGAGCCGCAAATAGAAATTATTATCAATCTCCTATTATTTTATAA